Within the Opitutaceae bacterium TAV5 genome, the region GCTACGGTTCGCTCACCGGCCGCGCCGTGGACATCCCCACGGTCGAAAACCTCCTCAAGGACGCGCTCATGGAGCAGGCGCAGAACGCGCTCACCATCGAGGTCATCCAGAAAAAAGTGATGGAGCACTTCCAGCTTCGCCCCGGCGACATGACCAGCAAACGCCGTCCCAACAACATCGCCATCCCCCGCCAGATCGCGATGTGGCTCTGCCGCCAGCTCACCCGCCATTCCCTGCAAGACATCGGCGACGCTTTCGGCGGACGCGACCACGGCACGGTGATCCACGCCGGCAAGGCCGTGGAAAACATGATCGAGCAGGACCCGCAAATGCGTGGCCAGATCGAATTCCTCAAAACCCAGCTCAGCCGCTGAGACGCTGCGGCGGCGGCACACCCGGAGCGGCGGCATTCCTGCCGCTGCGACGAGGCGCCGTGCGCCTCGCCCTTTTCCGGTGTACGCCGCGAATTTCCCGAACCGGGCGACGCTTCGCGTCGTCGCAGCGGTCCGGAGACCGCCGCTCCTTTCCGTGCCGCGGACATTCTCCGGGACGGCAAACGATCCGTCTGAATCCGGCTCGTGCACACACACGTCGCCATGAGCATCCGCACCGAGTCTGCCAGCCTCCGGCCCTTCGCCACCTTTGCCGACCTCGCCGCCGCCATCGCCCGCCGTCATCGCGGCGTCGCCTGGCTCGACAGCGGACTTCCTCTCGACGGACTCGGCCGGTTCTCGTTTCTCGCCTTCGACCCCTTCCACACGTTCACCGCCCGGGCCGACGATAACGGCCGCGACCCGGGTGATCCGCTCGCCGCCCTCCGGGGCGAACTCGCCCGTCATTCGCCTGCCGCCGCGCACGCCTCTCCGCCGCATCCGCTGTTTCCCTTTGCCGGCGGCGCCATCGGCTACATCAGCTACGAAACCGGCGCCCGCCTCGAACGCATCGCCCCGGCCGCGCCCGACGAACTCGGCCTGCCCGACCTCGCCTTCCATTTTTACGACGGCCTGATCGCGCACGATCACGCCACCGGCGAAACCACCCTCGTCGCCAACCCCGTCCACCGTGCCGGCGCCCCGGCCATCCTCGCCCGCCTCCGCGCCGCCCTCGCCGGGGCCGCGGCCAGCCATTCCGCAACCGGCAATCCGCCATCCGCAATTCCCGCCCCCGCGCCCGTCCCCGACCTCTCCCGCGCGGCCTACGATGCCGCCATCGCCCGCATCCGCGCCCTGATCGCCAGCGGAGATGTTTACCAGGTCAACTTTACCCAGCGCTTCACCACGCCCTTCCCTCCCCCGGTGCAACTGAAAGCGGGATCGGGGGCGGCGTGGAAGAGGCATGGGCATCCTGCCCATGATTCCGGGGAGGCACGGGCTTCCAGCCCGTGTTTCGCACCGGACACCGGCGGCGCTGCGCACCGTCCACGGCCAGGATGGCCGTGCCACATGCACGCGTCCCCCTCCGCCGAAACCGCCGCCGCCATCGACCTCCACCTGCGTCTCCGCCAACGCAGCCCCGCCCCCTTTGCCGCGTATCTGGATTTCGGTGACCACCGGATCGTCTCCAGTTCGCCCGAACGTTTTTTGCAAAAGCGCGGTCCGCACCTCGAAACCCGCCCGATCAAGGGCACCCGTCCGCGCGGCGCCACGCCGGCCGACGACGCCCGCCTGCGCGCCGACCTCGCCGCCAGCGAAAAAGACCGCGCCGAGCTCCTCATGATTGTCGACCTCGAGCGCAACGACCTCGGCCGCGTCTGCCGCCCCGGCACCGTCCACGTCGAAGACCTTTATCGCCTCGAACCGCACCCCACCGTCCACCACCTCGTCGCCACCGTGCGCGGCGAACTCGCGCCCGGCCGCGATCTCTTCGACGCCCTCCGCGCCACGCTCCCCGGCGGCTCGATCACCGGCGCGCCGAAGATCCGCGCCATGCAGATCATCAACGCACTCGAACCCGTCCGCCGCCACGTTTACACCGGCGCGATCGGCTGGATCGGTTTCAACGGCGACGCCGATCTCAACATCGCCATCCGCACGATCACCTGCGCCCGCGGCCGTGCGTACTACCACGTCGGCGGCGGCATCGTCCAGGACTCGTCCTCCGCCAGCGAATACCAGGAAACCCTCGACAAGGGCCGCGCCATGCACGCCGCCCTCACCGGGTTTTGACCGCCCGATGCACACGCTTCCAAGCCATGGAGAAACCGCTAAAATACGCTGAAAAACGCTGAAAACAGGCCCGGCCATATTCCTGTTTCGCAACAAGGTTCGATAATTTTAGCGTTCTTCAGCGTATTTTAGCGGTCCCGTCATCTGCCTTTCATCAGTATCCATCCGCGTCCATGAGTCGTTTAGAAAACATGCCAGCCCAAACGCCCGCCGCACCGCACGTCATTCTCAACGGCGAACTCCTTCCCGCCGCCGCCGCGCGCGTCTCGCCGCTCGGCGACGGTTTCATGTTCGGCCACGGCGCGTTCGAAACCCTCCGCGCCCGCGCCGGCCGCGCGCTTCACCTCGACGCTCACCACGCCCGGCTTGCCGCCACCTGCTCCGCGCTCGATCTTGCCCCGCCGCCGCCCGTCGCCGAACTCGATCTCCGCATCACCCGCCTCCTTGCCGCACAAGGCCAGCCCGCCGCCGCCGTCAAGATCGTCCGCTACCGCGAACTCTCCGGCACCGGCGAACTCATCACCACGCGCCCGTTGCCCGTCACCGCCACCGATTACCTGCGCGGTTATCGCCTCAAGACCTTCGCCTGCCCGCCACGGGCCGGCCGGCCGCTCGCCGCGCACAAGACGCTCAACTACCTCGAAAACCTGCTGGCCCGCCGCGCCGCCCGCGAAGCCGGCGGCGACGAAGCCCTCTTCATCACCCACGCGCCGGACGACCTCGTCCTCGAAGGCTCCGCCACCACGCTCTTCATCGTGAAAGGTGGTGTCGTCCTCACGCCGCCGCTCGCGCTCGGCATCCTGCCCGGCATCGCCCGCGCCCGCGTGCTCGCGCACCTCGGCCCGGAGCGCGCCCGCGAGGAAACCCTTTCACGCGAGGCTCTGTTTGCCGCCGACGAGGTTTTTGTTATCAATGCCCTCATCGGCGTCATGCCCGTCTCCCGTATCGACAACCGCGATTTCCCGTCCGCCGCACCCGTCACCGCCGCCCTCGCCGACTTTTTCAACCACTAACGGATACCACGACCAAACCACGAAAAAACCGCTAATCAGCGGTCCCTTCATTGCCTGCATCCGTGTCATCCGTGGTCAAAACATTCACCGCATGTCCAACGCTGCCAACGACCCGCTCTCCCGTTTCCGCGCCCTGCTTCACGCTGCCGTGACGCAAGGTACGCTCGTGAAACTCACCTACGGCAAACCGCTCACCGACACCGTCGCCGATCCCACGCTGAAAAATCTCTTCGTGCGGCCGGTGAACCTCAAGACCGGCCCGCACCTGAGCTTCGTCTGGCGCCACGCCACGCGCGACATCACCAAAAACCATCCGCCCGCCGAAGCCCTCGCCGAACTCGACGCGCTCCTCGGCGCCACCTTTGGCGATGCGCATCTCTTCACGCCCGTCCAGAGCATCCAGTTCCAGACGCTCCCCAACGGGCGCCGCAAACTCACCCTCAAAACCGCGGCCGAAGCCCCGCCCCCGCCCCGCGACTCCCACGATCGCCACAAGGCCCACGCCATCCCGGCCGACGCCCCCTGGCTCCGCGCGCTCGGCGTCACCAACGATCGCGGCCAGCCCCGCGAAGGCATGGCGGGCAAATTCCGGCAAATCCAGAAATTCAGCGAACTGCTCACCCACCTGCTCGCCGACGCCGGTCTCACCGGGCCGCACGGCACCGCCGCCGCACCGGCCGACGACGGACAACCCGAACCCCTCGCCCCCCTCCCCTCCCTTTCCGCCTCCGCTTCTTTCGCTGCTCCCGGCCGCACGCCGGTGCGCATCGCCGACATGGGTTGCGGCAAAGGTTACCTCACCTTCGCCCTCGCCGCCCTGCTCGGTCCCTGCGCGGCCATCGCCGGCATCGAACGCCGCGCCGACCTCGTCGTCCTCGCCAACCAGATCGCCGCGCAACACGGTTTCGCCCCCTCGCCCCCTCCTTCCCTCTCCGCCTCTTCCCTGCCGGCCACCGTCCCCGCCGCCGGTCTCGTTTTCCACGAAGGCGAGATCAGCGCCACCGCGCCCGCCGCCGCGCCTGCGCTCGACGTGCTCATCGCGCTCCACGCCTGCAACACCGCGACCGACGACGCCCTCGCCGCCGGCATCGCGGCCGGCGCGCGCCTGCTCGTCGTCTCGCCCTGCTGCCACAAGGAACTGCGCCCGCAACTAACCCCTCCGCCCGTGCTCGCTGGCGCGCTCGCCCACGGCATCCTCCACGAACGCGAATCCGAAATCGTCACCGACGCCCTCCGCGCCGAGCTTCTCGAATGGGCCGGTTACCGGACAAAAGTCTTCGAGTTTATCTCGCCCGAACACACGGCGAAAAACCTGATGATCGCCGCCGTCAGGACCCGCGCGCCCGGCTCTCCGCAGATCGCCGCCCGCATCCGCGCCCTCGCGCAGTTTTACGGCATCCGCGAGCAGCGCCTCGCCCGCCACCTCGGTTTCGATCTGGCGACAACCTGAACCCGCCTGCACCCGCGATCAGCCGCCGCTGGATTCGCCGTTCGCCTCGCCCGGTCCCAGAGCGGTTCAAATAAAACTGTATCCGTTTTTTAACCACGGATTTCATCGGTTGGCTGCGCCCAAACCAAAGGATAGCCCACGATGTTTCGCAGTTGCTCTCTCTGTCTTTCTCTCTGTCTTTTTCTCTGCGCCCACTCCCAATCTCTGCGGTGTAAAAATCTGCACCACAGAGATTGGGAGTGGGCGCAGAGGGCAAGCCAGCGTCCCCGATGTTTCGTAGCTGCGAACGTAAGTTCGCAGCCCCCCCCGGAGCCTCCATGAATCCGGCCCACGAAACACACGAAAGGACACGAAAAACGAACCATCGGTTTTCTGTCTTTCTTTTCGTGTCCTTTCGTGTGTTTCGTGGGCTACCTCCCGGTTGCGGCGCAGCCGCTCCACGATATCCGTGGTTCTGTTTTCAGGATCCTGTACTGCTGCAATTTTAAAAAAAATGCTCCAGCCTGTTTCGGTATTTCCTCGGCGACATCTGCTCCAGACGCCGGAACCACGAGGAGAATTTCGACAGGTCACGAAATCCCAGTTCGTGCGCCACACGCTTGATCCGCGCTCCCGGAGCCAGCAATTCCCGTCGCGCAAACTGCAACCGCCGTTGCTCGTGAAATCCGTGCAACGTCTGGTGATAGTGGTGCAGGAACAACCGGTTCAGGTGCCCCGCGCTCAACCCCGCCACCCGTGCCGCCTCCTCCACATCGACCAGTGCGGAGCCTACCGGCAACTCGCCCAGCCACCGCCTCGCCTCCTCTACGCGCGGGTCCACATCGCGCGGGGTTTCCAGGTCCGGCAAGTGCCCGCGCCACTCTCCGGCCGCCGCCGCCAGCCATCCGCGAAACCAGCCGTCCATCGCCAGTACGTTCCCGAAATCGCGCCGTCGTCCGCGAAAATGCCACTCGTACTCGTCCGCCCCCGCCTCACCCTCCGCCCGCCACTCCCGCGCCGCCACCGATTCCACGGCCTCGTCGAGCACCGCTGATTTCTTCAACAACAACCCCGGACGCAGATCGAACACCGGTCGCAGGCTGTCCGGCCAATACGCCAGAAACGCAAACGACACCAGTCGCGCGTCCTCCGAAAAATCCTGCCGGCGATACCCCGTGGGCAAAAACAGCCAGTCCCCCGCCCGCGCTGTCAACGCCACCCGCGAAGTCCGCACCCGCACCGACCCCGCCTCCAGCCGCCACGCCGTCAATTCCGTCGGCGCACACTCCATATTGCGCCCCTCATCCGTCGGCGGTCCCCGGCGCAAACGCAGCAACTGCACGTGGCATCCCTGCCATTCTTCAGGAGAAAGTAACAACGCGCCTTTCATCCTTTAAGTGAGAAAACGGAATGTTGTTAAAACACAAGTTTTGCCTGAAAACAGACACTCAATCCCGTTGCCCGTCACGCATCACATTCACGAGCCTCGTTGCAGTGACGACCTGCCTCGATACCTCCACCGCGGTCCCTGCCGCCCCCCTCCCCTCGACCGCTCTCGCCGAGCCCATCGGCGCACCGGTTGCCGCGCCCCTTGCCCTCTCCACGCACTTTTCTCTCACGGTCAACGGCCGCCGTATCGCCGTCCACCAGGCCCGCGTATCCGCTGTTCCTTTCAACCGCGTCTGGCCCGGTCATCAACGCCCGCTCGACCAGACGGAACTCGCCTCGTTCGCCACCTTTGACGCTGATTTCCTTACTCCCGCCGTCCTCATTATTACCCTTCTCGACGACCACCCCCGCGCCTCCACCTTTGCCACCGACGACATTGCCCTTCGTCCCGTCGCGTGGAACCTCTCCCCGGCCGTTGACCGTACCCGCCGCACCCTCACGCTCAGGCTCGACCGTCCGCGCCATTTCACCGTCGAGATCGGCGGACAGCACCACGCCCTGCACCTCTTCGCCAATCCGCCCGCCGACTACGAATTCCCCCCGCCCGGCTCTCCCGACCTCATTCACTTCGGCCCCGGCGTCCACCATGCCGGGCTCATCCTCCCCCGCTCCGGCCAGACCATCCACATCGCCGAAGGGGCCATCGTTTACGGAGCCATCCTCGTTCGTCATGCCGACAACGTCCGCATCGTCGGTCGCGGGATTCTCGATACCAGCCCCTTCCTCCGCGGTCAGGAAGCCGACGAGACGAAACCCGGCGGCGAACTCTTCGCCCGCGGGCTCGCCCTCGACATCCCGCGCGAAAACCTCAACTACACCGGCAACATCACCGCCATCGCCAGCGCCCGGCTCACCATCGACGGCATCATCCTCCGCGACTCCCCCCTCTGGTCCACCAACATCCGCAACGGCTGCCGCCACGTCGCCATCAACAACGTCAAAATTATCGGCCAGTGGCGCTACAACGCCGACGGCATCAACATCTGCTCCTCCAGCCACGTCCGCGTATCCGGATGTTTTATACGCTCATTTGATGACGGCATCATCGCCCGCGGCACGCACATGCTTGGCGAGAACACGCCCCTGCACGACATGCACGTCACCGGATGCGTCATCTGGTGCGACTGGGGCCGCGCCCTCGAAGTCTGGACCGGTAGCAAATCCGCCAGCATCTCCCGCGTCGTTTACGAAAACATTCAGATAATCCGCACCACTCACATTGCCTTGGGCCTCCAGGTCTGGTGGGGTTCTCCCGACACCACCGCTGTCAACATCCGTTTTGAGGACATTTCCATCGAGGCCCATCCCGACGCGCTCCCCCCGCATATCCAGGAAGACGATACCCATGCCTATCCCTTTCCGTCCGACACATCCCCGGCCCGCCACATCCCCGATCTCTTCTGCGCCAACCTCTGCAATCCCGGTGAGGAGTGGCAGAAGTACTTTGCCAGCACTCCCGGCACGACTGCCAAACGCAGCGTTTATTACGGCTGTATCACCCTCAAAAACATCCGCTACACCGGCCCCGACACGCCCTCCCCCCGGATAATCGTCGGCTCCGGTGACGACATCCTGCAAATACACAACATCCATTTCGAAAACATTCGTATCAATGACCAGGCCTCGACGCCTCCCATGCCATTGACTCTCATCACCCACTCCAACGTTCAGCACCTCACCTTCCGTTCATAACGGAGCTTCTTAAAATCCATGAAAACCACGCCCCACCTACCTCCCGCCCTGCTCGCTACTGAAATTCGTGTCGCGGGCAAAACATGCCTTCCGCGTCACAGCAATTCCCGATATAGAATCACACCCTCCCACTCCGGTTTCACTTTGATCGAACTCCTCACCGTCATCGCGATCATTGGCATTCTGGCTGCAATTATCATCCCGACAGTCGGGCAAGTGAGACAAACCGCACGATCCGCGACTTGCAAAAGTAATCTCCGCCAACTTGGCGCCGCCTTCCTTCTTTTTGCGGCGGACAACAAGGACCGCCTGCCTGTCTCTCATAATTCCTCAATGGGCATGAAAGGTCTTTGGTGGTATCACATTGCCCCTTACGCGGGTCTTTCTCTGGGAGAGTCTCCAGATTGGCCTGACCTTAAGCGCGTTTGTTCCATGGATGGTCCGCTTCATTGCCCCTTAACCGATCCCAAGGATACTGCAAATTATCCTACTGATCCATTCTATAGCTA harbors:
- a CDS encoding para-aminobenzoate synthase — protein: MSIRTESASLRPFATFADLAAAIARRHRGVAWLDSGLPLDGLGRFSFLAFDPFHTFTARADDNGRDPGDPLAALRGELARHSPAAAHASPPHPLFPFAGGAIGYISYETGARLERIAPAAPDELGLPDLAFHFYDGLIAHDHATGETTLVANPVHRAGAPAILARLRAALAGAAASHSATGNPPSAIPAPAPVPDLSRAAYDAAIARIRALIASGDVYQVNFTQRFTTPFPPPVQLKAGSGAAWKRHGHPAHDSGEARASSPCFAPDTGGAAHRPRPGWPCHMHASPSAETAAAIDLHLRLRQRSPAPFAAYLDFGDHRIVSSSPERFLQKRGPHLETRPIKGTRPRGATPADDARLRADLAASEKDRAELLMIVDLERNDLGRVCRPGTVHVEDLYRLEPHPTVHHLVATVRGELAPGRDLFDALRATLPGGSITGAPKIRAMQIINALEPVRRHVYTGAIGWIGFNGDADLNIAIRTITCARGRAYYHVGGGIVQDSSSASEYQETLDKGRAMHAALTGF
- a CDS encoding aminotransferase class IV yields the protein MSRLENMPAQTPAAPHVILNGELLPAAAARVSPLGDGFMFGHGAFETLRARAGRALHLDAHHARLAATCSALDLAPPPPVAELDLRITRLLAAQGQPAAAVKIVRYRELSGTGELITTRPLPVTATDYLRGYRLKTFACPPRAGRPLAAHKTLNYLENLLARRAAREAGGDEALFITHAPDDLVLEGSATTLFIVKGGVVLTPPLALGILPGIARARVLAHLGPERAREETLSREALFAADEVFVINALIGVMPVSRIDNRDFPSAAPVTAALADFFNH
- a CDS encoding AraC family transcriptional regulator, whose protein sequence is MKGALLLSPEEWQGCHVQLLRLRRGPPTDEGRNMECAPTELTAWRLEAGSVRVRTSRVALTARAGDWLFLPTGYRRQDFSEDARLVSFAFLAYWPDSLRPVFDLRPGLLLKKSAVLDEAVESVAAREWRAEGEAGADEYEWHFRGRRRDFGNVLAMDGWFRGWLAAAAGEWRGHLPDLETPRDVDPRVEEARRWLGELPVGSALVDVEEAARVAGLSAGHLNRLFLHHYHQTLHGFHEQRRLQFARRELLAPGARIKRVAHELGFRDLSKFSSWFRRLEQMSPRKYRNRLEHFF
- a CDS encoding endopolygalacturonase translates to MLLKHKFCLKTDTQSRCPSRITFTSLVAVTTCLDTSTAVPAAPLPSTALAEPIGAPVAAPLALSTHFSLTVNGRRIAVHQARVSAVPFNRVWPGHQRPLDQTELASFATFDADFLTPAVLIITLLDDHPRASTFATDDIALRPVAWNLSPAVDRTRRTLTLRLDRPRHFTVEIGGQHHALHLFANPPADYEFPPPGSPDLIHFGPGVHHAGLILPRSGQTIHIAEGAIVYGAILVRHADNVRIVGRGILDTSPFLRGQEADETKPGGELFARGLALDIPRENLNYTGNITAIASARLTIDGIILRDSPLWSTNIRNGCRHVAINNVKIIGQWRYNADGINICSSSHVRVSGCFIRSFDDGIIARGTHMLGENTPLHDMHVTGCVIWCDWGRALEVWTGSKSASISRVVYENIQIIRTTHIALGLQVWWGSPDTTAVNIRFEDISIEAHPDALPPHIQEDDTHAYPFPSDTSPARHIPDLFCANLCNPGEEWQKYFASTPGTTAKRSVYYGCITLKNIRYTGPDTPSPRIIVGSGDDILQIHNIHFENIRINDQASTPPMPLTLITHSNVQHLTFRS